A window from Candidatus Scalindua japonica encodes these proteins:
- a CDS encoding IS66 family transposase has product MATAFTYIHNQWPKLIVFVEDGRLALDNNKAERHILPVATGRKVWLFAQSEAGAKATALWYSLVETAKANELEPYWYFRKDFEEMPVYLRDGKPVDDLLPWNIDPGELKHFAGHV; this is encoded by the coding sequence TTGGCAACTGCATTTACCTATATTCATAACCAGTGGCCAAAACTTATAGTCTTCGTTGAAGATGGCCGCTTGGCGCTGGACAATAATAAAGCAGAGCGTCATATTCTTCCGGTTGCAACCGGAAGAAAAGTATGGCTATTTGCACAGAGTGAGGCAGGTGCTAAGGCAACAGCGCTCTGGTATTCATTGGTTGAAACAGCAAAGGCTAACGAACTGGAACCATACTGGTATTTCAGGAAGGACTTTGAAGAAATGCCTGTTTATTTGCGAGACGGAAAGCCCGTGGACGACTTGCTACCCTGGAATATCGATCCTGGTGAACTCAAACATTTCGCTGGGCATGTTTAA
- the ilvD gene encoding dihydroxy-acid dehydratase, giving the protein MRSDTITCGIERSPARALLYATGLTKESMSKPFIGIASSFTDLIPGHTHMRKLERDIEKGIHAAGGVSFIFGVPGICDGIAMGHKGMSYSLSSRELIADLIETVTNAHCLDGLILLTNCDKITPGMLMGAARIDVPAIAVTGGPMISGRRNMKKLSLVRDTFEAVGRTQKGEISEDELESLEKEACPGPGSCQGLYTANTMACVTEALGMSLPGCAASLAISAEKERIAYESGERVVELVRKGVTTRKIMTREAFDNAILIDMTLGGSTNTCLHIPAIAHEVGIDIELDRFDEISRKVPQITNLRPGGEHFMEDLFYAGGIPAAIKRLDDSINDCATVSGYSTKEIAKQAIVYDDDIIRTKENAYNKEGGIAVLHGNIALDGAVIKQSALSGDMMFFKGPAKVFGSEEDAMKAIMDKKIPKGSVMIIRYEGPRGGPGMREMLSPTAALVGMGLDNSVALITDGRFSGGTRGPCIGHVSPEAMVGGALALVEDDDEIVIDIPNRKLYAVVSDSELDSRREKWTAPPLAVTSGCLVRYAKNVTSADKGAVLKE; this is encoded by the coding sequence GTGCGTAGCGATACTATTACGTGTGGGATAGAGAGGTCACCCGCAAGGGCACTGCTTTACGCGACCGGATTAACCAAGGAAAGCATGAGTAAGCCGTTTATCGGCATTGCCAGCAGCTTTACAGACTTGATCCCTGGACACACCCACATGAGAAAGCTGGAAAGAGATATAGAGAAAGGGATTCACGCGGCAGGCGGTGTCAGCTTCATATTTGGTGTACCCGGCATCTGTGACGGAATTGCCATGGGACACAAAGGGATGAGCTACTCCCTTTCTTCGAGAGAATTAATCGCTGATTTAATAGAAACCGTTACAAACGCACACTGTCTGGACGGACTGATATTGTTAACTAATTGCGACAAAATTACTCCCGGAATGCTTATGGGTGCGGCAAGGATAGACGTCCCTGCTATTGCCGTAACAGGCGGACCCATGATTTCAGGCCGTCGTAACATGAAGAAACTTTCTCTTGTTCGCGATACTTTTGAGGCCGTCGGTAGGACTCAAAAAGGAGAAATCAGCGAGGATGAGCTTGAATCGCTGGAAAAAGAGGCATGTCCCGGACCCGGATCATGTCAGGGTTTGTATACGGCAAACACAATGGCCTGCGTAACGGAGGCTCTGGGAATGTCCTTACCCGGATGTGCTGCATCCCTGGCAATCTCAGCCGAGAAAGAGAGAATAGCCTATGAAAGTGGAGAAAGAGTAGTTGAGTTAGTAAGAAAAGGAGTAACCACGAGAAAAATTATGACACGTGAGGCATTTGACAACGCGATATTAATCGATATGACGCTTGGAGGCTCAACAAATACCTGTCTCCATATTCCGGCAATAGCCCATGAAGTTGGCATCGACATAGAACTGGACCGATTTGATGAAATCAGCAGAAAAGTACCACAGATAACAAATCTACGACCAGGTGGTGAGCACTTTATGGAAGACCTTTTCTATGCGGGTGGTATTCCGGCAGCGATTAAGAGACTTGATGACAGCATAAACGATTGTGCAACCGTCAGCGGATACAGTACAAAAGAGATAGCAAAGCAGGCAATCGTCTACGATGATGATATTATACGGACAAAAGAGAACGCCTATAACAAGGAAGGTGGTATTGCGGTACTTCATGGAAATATAGCACTGGATGGTGCCGTAATCAAGCAGAGCGCATTATCTGGCGATATGATGTTTTTCAAGGGTCCTGCAAAGGTCTTCGGAAGCGAAGAAGATGCTATGAAGGCGATCATGGATAAGAAAATTCCTAAGGGATCGGTGATGATTATCAGATATGAAGGCCCTCGTGGTGGTCCCGGGATGAGAGAAATGTTGTCACCTACTGCCGCACTTGTTGGAATGGGTCTGGATAATTCTGTTGCCTTGATAACAGACGGTCGTTTTTCTGGCGGCACAAGAGGCCCCTGCATCGGACACGTATCTCCCGAAGCGATGGTAGGTGGGGCGTTAGCCCTGGTAGAAGATGATGATGAGATAGTCATTGACATTCCAAATCGCAAATTATATGCTGTTGTATCAGATTCAGAACTTGATAGCCGCAGGGAGAAATGGACTGCGCCTCCATTGGCAGTCACCAGTGGATGCCTTGTTAGATACGCGAAAAACGTAACATCAGCTGATAAAGGAGCAGTGCTAAAGGAATAG
- a CDS encoding recombinase family protein, which yields MESSLLYVRVSSLEQQDGYSLDAQQKLGYEYAQRKNLRISKMWKVSESAWREERMAFNQLIDFAKKHPEIRHIIFDVTDRMTRNDIDKLKVYDLIKSYDKTIHFSRSNKRFNKDSGSDDEFMFDIEVAVAKKMSNDISKKTKMGMLEKAGQGLFPSVAPIGYKNNRATRLIEIDEDKASYIKTAFSLMASGSYSLRMLEHQLYDDGLRNKHGNRVGKSSIHQTLKNPIYYGAFRWDGKMYQGSHTPIVTKQLFDKVQSVLSSSFHPSAHKLPFYFNNLMKCGICDCKVIGEVKKNKYKYYHCTFSKGRHKDVAYIREEKLAEMFVEPIQRITLNNDIVEWLKEGLRERSKNNLKLQENRYNSLLSQHDKTNKRLSRLYDAKFDGELDEGVFKAKEEEYKSQLIEIKSQIDNVQSINPNFYESGNKTLELFNKLYFQYVRANYEEKATILKFVASNYVLNDVSLYAVYRKPFDIIAEGVSCPTWLPGEDSNLQ from the coding sequence ATGGAATCATCACTATTATACGTTCGTGTATCTAGTTTAGAGCAACAAGACGGCTATTCTTTAGACGCACAACAAAAACTTGGGTACGAATACGCACAGCGCAAGAATCTAAGGATTTCAAAAATGTGGAAAGTATCAGAATCTGCTTGGCGTGAAGAAAGAATGGCGTTTAACCAATTGATTGACTTTGCAAAAAAACACCCGGAGATTCGTCATATTATTTTTGATGTTACTGACAGGATGACAAGGAATGACATTGATAAACTTAAGGTTTACGATTTAATCAAATCTTACGACAAGACAATTCATTTTTCCCGAAGTAACAAGCGATTCAATAAAGATTCGGGTTCAGATGATGAATTTATGTTTGATATTGAAGTTGCAGTTGCAAAGAAGATGTCGAATGACATTTCTAAGAAAACTAAAATGGGGATGCTGGAAAAGGCGGGACAGGGTTTATTTCCATCCGTCGCTCCAATCGGATACAAAAATAATAGAGCTACCCGTCTTATTGAGATTGATGAAGATAAGGCGTCGTATATTAAAACGGCATTTTCTTTGATGGCTTCTGGTTCTTACTCGCTCCGGATGCTAGAGCATCAACTTTATGATGACGGTCTTAGAAACAAACATGGTAACCGTGTGGGCAAGAGTTCGATTCATCAAACTCTTAAAAATCCAATTTATTACGGAGCGTTTAGGTGGGATGGAAAAATGTATCAGGGGAGTCATACCCCTATAGTCACCAAGCAGCTTTTTGATAAGGTGCAAAGCGTTCTGTCGAGTTCATTTCACCCTTCGGCTCATAAACTCCCATTTTATTTTAATAACTTAATGAAATGTGGGATTTGTGACTGCAAGGTCATCGGAGAAGTGAAGAAAAATAAGTATAAATATTATCACTGCACTTTCTCGAAAGGCAGGCACAAAGATGTTGCTTACATTCGAGAGGAAAAGTTAGCTGAAATGTTTGTAGAGCCGATACAAAGAATTACCTTAAACAATGATATTGTGGAATGGCTCAAAGAGGGATTAAGGGAGCGTAGTAAGAACAATCTAAAGTTACAAGAAAACCGTTATAATTCGCTCCTGAGTCAGCATGACAAGACAAATAAGCGTTTGAGCAGGTTATACGATGCCAAGTTTGACGGAGAGCTTGACGAGGGAGTATTTAAAGCTAAAGAGGAAGAATATAAAAGCCAACTTATTGAAATCAAATCACAAATTGATAACGTTCAGTCCATAAATCCTAACTTTTACGAATCCGGTAACAAAACCCTCGAACTTTTTAACAAGCTGTATTTTCAATATGTTAGGGCAAATTACGAGGAAAAGGCTACGATACTGAAATTTGTAGCCTCGAACTATGTCTTGAATGACGTAAGTCTTTATGCAGTATATAGAAAACCCTTTGATATAATTGCCGAAGGGGTCTCGTGTCCAACATGGTTACCCGGGGAGGACTCGAACCTCCAATGA
- a CDS encoding AAA family ATPase, with product MNQLELNKSTLFPENIPEELKTLNQWVVYRLEKKPGREKPTKPLYQANGKKASSTNPETWCTFEHALEAFQKKNFYGIGFVFTKNDQYTGIDFDDCINPETKTIKPWAKEWIEKFESYTEYSPSRTGTHTIVRGKIPSETGIKKGDYEIYDHARYFTFTGDIIDTKYSHIEARQDVVNELTLFLTSTSKTNKEDISTSEGYELSNKEIEGIISKAKAATNGKKFTKLFDGQWDEVGYPSQSEADLALCNQLAYWTNGNPVAIDQLFRQSKLCLEKWERDDYRDNTIQKAMEQCQQQTKNGIQGSSGSNKVATGIPIIHIADIEHKPVEFQIDRIWPIKSVGVMAGQPGVCKTWLALEIAVSIASGTKLFDRHQCEKGKVLVFNAEDDPATITRPRIAAFACHKNLKIRDLDLNLLNIPSIFIDDRDTKDRFEITVSKYKPDIIILDPLRNVHSLDEDNATDMLKLLHFLREINRKYSCSILLVCHDKKRGNDNGTDRASKVRGSNALVGWRDNAIFLDKDKEGMIRVEIYNRACLSIPPFFIKLMTKDDEKGNLKTATLEMTSRNQTELKKEQEDLSKIKKIITDSKSPISRNKIVEEAGMNKAKCLKLVKILLEREEIKEMPNKRLVINEAPITTN from the coding sequence ATGAATCAATTAGAACTGAACAAATCCACTTTATTTCCAGAGAACATCCCGGAAGAATTAAAGACTCTCAACCAATGGGTTGTGTATCGTCTTGAAAAGAAACCGGGGAGAGAGAAGCCAACTAAGCCACTATACCAAGCGAATGGGAAAAAGGCCAGTTCAACCAATCCAGAAACATGGTGTACTTTTGAACATGCATTAGAGGCGTTTCAGAAGAAGAATTTTTACGGCATAGGCTTTGTATTCACTAAAAACGATCAGTACACCGGAATTGATTTTGACGACTGTATTAATCCTGAAACCAAAACTATAAAGCCTTGGGCTAAAGAATGGATTGAGAAATTTGAGTCTTACACAGAATACTCTCCTTCAAGGACAGGCACGCACACAATTGTAAGAGGTAAGATTCCTTCTGAGACAGGTATAAAGAAAGGTGATTATGAAATATACGATCATGCTCGCTATTTTACTTTCACAGGTGACATTATTGACACAAAATATTCTCATATCGAAGCACGCCAAGATGTAGTCAATGAACTGACCTTATTTTTAACCAGCACGTCTAAAACAAACAAGGAGGATATCTCTACGTCAGAAGGATATGAATTAAGTAACAAAGAGATTGAAGGAATAATAAGTAAAGCAAAAGCGGCTACAAATGGTAAGAAGTTTACAAAGCTCTTTGACGGCCAGTGGGACGAGGTGGGCTATCCTTCTCAATCAGAGGCTGATTTAGCCTTATGTAACCAACTGGCATATTGGACAAACGGCAATCCCGTAGCTATCGATCAACTCTTCCGACAAAGCAAACTATGCCTTGAGAAGTGGGAACGTGATGATTACCGAGATAATACTATTCAAAAAGCCATGGAGCAGTGCCAACAACAAACTAAGAATGGTATCCAAGGGTCATCCGGGAGTAATAAGGTGGCTACGGGTATCCCTATAATTCACATTGCTGATATAGAGCATAAGCCAGTAGAATTTCAAATAGATAGAATCTGGCCAATAAAGAGTGTTGGTGTTATGGCTGGACAACCGGGAGTATGCAAAACATGGTTAGCTTTGGAAATAGCTGTTAGCATAGCCTCAGGTACTAAGCTCTTTGACCGCCATCAATGCGAAAAGGGAAAAGTTCTAGTTTTTAATGCAGAGGATGACCCAGCTACGATCACACGGCCACGAATTGCAGCATTTGCCTGTCATAAAAACCTCAAGATACGTGACCTTGATTTGAATCTACTCAACATACCGTCAATTTTTATAGACGATAGAGATACTAAAGATAGATTTGAAATCACGGTATCTAAGTATAAACCTGATATTATCATCCTAGACCCATTGCGAAATGTCCACTCTTTAGACGAAGACAATGCCACAGATATGTTAAAACTGCTTCATTTCCTCAGAGAAATAAATAGAAAATATTCATGTTCAATCTTGCTCGTATGCCATGACAAAAAGAGGGGTAATGACAATGGAACAGACAGGGCTTCTAAAGTCCGTGGCAGTAACGCATTGGTAGGTTGGCGTGATAATGCTATCTTCCTTGACAAGGACAAGGAAGGAATGATTAGAGTTGAAATTTACAATCGTGCTTGTTTATCTATTCCACCATTTTTTATAAAACTAATGACTAAAGACGATGAAAAGGGGAACCTTAAAACTGCTACTTTAGAAATGACATCTCGAAATCAAACCGAACTTAAAAAGGAACAAGAAGATTTAAGTAAAATTAAAAAAATAATAACTGATTCTAAAAGCCCAATATCAAGGAATAAGATTGTAGAAGAAGCGGGAATGAACAAAGCTAAATGCCTCAAGTTGGTTAAGATTCTTTTGGAACGTGAAGAAATAAAAGAGATGCCAAATAAGAGGTTAGTGATTAATGAAGCACCAATAACCACAAATTAA
- a CDS encoding helix-turn-helix domain-containing protein, protein MLPEILPQSEPLTCRIGTLEELVIEPNMGMSTSMAELDFLEDPEYCKFIKSFPNDDRFLLLTDNDKLWIWDFLFFTMESISYVRKEKFERIIFINCLDMNDAELRNEIFSNDINNNVLALYDISKKNVSFFKKMKPILLGKKPPLIVASLRKDEKKAFLNEELRTAFLVVNALKPDKEVAGSEGSQVGETITHKLQQKEDSHMGKTVAYEWAIKNERDIYCNGQHIVKLPNLEFALFKCLYKKLDKHVKNKTLEKCWKNKKVSYKSNLSTAMSHIRSKLKTGLKKNSIPVKGYVIESKQENKKNVSYKLVT, encoded by the coding sequence ATGTTGCCTGAAATACTTCCACAATCGGAGCCATTAACATGTAGAATAGGGACTTTAGAAGAACTTGTAATCGAGCCAAACATGGGTATGTCTACAAGTATGGCAGAGCTTGATTTTTTGGAAGACCCTGAATATTGCAAATTTATCAAATCTTTTCCAAATGATGACCGCTTTTTACTGCTTACAGATAACGACAAACTTTGGATTTGGGACTTTCTTTTCTTTACAATGGAAAGCATATCATATGTTAGAAAAGAAAAATTTGAACGGATAATCTTCATTAATTGTTTGGATATGAATGATGCAGAGTTGCGAAATGAGATTTTCTCTAATGATATTAATAATAATGTTCTTGCCTTATATGATATTTCAAAAAAGAACGTCAGTTTCTTTAAGAAAATGAAACCTATCCTGCTAGGTAAGAAACCTCCGCTTATAGTTGCCTCATTAAGAAAAGATGAAAAAAAAGCATTTCTGAATGAAGAACTTAGAACAGCATTTCTCGTTGTTAATGCATTAAAACCTGATAAGGAAGTAGCAGGGTCAGAGGGCAGCCAGGTTGGAGAAACAATAACCCATAAACTACAACAAAAAGAAGATTCGCATATGGGTAAAACAGTTGCTTATGAATGGGCTATCAAGAATGAAAGAGATATTTATTGCAACGGGCAGCATATTGTAAAATTGCCCAATCTTGAATTTGCATTATTTAAATGCTTGTATAAAAAACTAGACAAGCATGTCAAAAATAAAACCCTTGAGAAGTGCTGGAAAAATAAAAAAGTGAGTTATAAGAGCAACTTATCTACTGCAATGAGTCATATAAGAAGCAAACTTAAAACGGGTTTGAAAAAGAACAGTATTCCTGTTAAAGGTTATGTAATAGAGTCTAAACAGGAAAACAAGAAGAACGTATCCTACAAATTAGTAACATAA
- a CDS encoding recombinase family protein: MLYISLQRRFEIKKVGIYARVSTKDQSVDMQLNDLERYSKERGLGIFKVYKDNGVSGTKETRPALSELMNDAKKRKFDTVLVWRFDRFARSTKHLVGALHEFRNLGIDFISYQENIDTSSPLGEAIFTIISAMSKLERDIIAERVKGGLRKAKANGKKLGRPKNIVDTEKVIEYRKKNKSIRLIAKELNLSKGAVQRTLEMCL, translated from the coding sequence ATGCTATACATATCACTGCAAAGGAGATTTGAAATTAAAAAAGTAGGAATATATGCACGTGTCAGCACAAAAGATCAATCCGTTGATATGCAGCTGAATGACCTTGAACGGTATTCAAAGGAACGTGGCCTTGGCATATTCAAGGTGTACAAGGACAACGGTGTATCCGGTACGAAGGAAACAAGACCTGCACTCAGTGAACTAATGAATGATGCAAAGAAGCGCAAGTTTGATACAGTCTTGGTCTGGCGTTTCGACCGCTTTGCCCGCAGCACCAAACATCTTGTAGGAGCTTTGCATGAGTTCAGGAATCTCGGCATAGACTTTATATCGTATCAGGAGAATATCGACACTTCCAGTCCCCTTGGCGAAGCCATATTTACCATTATAAGCGCAATGTCGAAACTCGAAAGAGATATAATCGCAGAACGTGTCAAAGGTGGTCTGCGTAAGGCTAAGGCTAACGGGAAGAAGTTGGGTCGACCAAAGAATATAGTTGATACTGAGAAAGTAATTGAGTATAGAAAGAAGAATAAGTCAATTAGACTGATAGCAAAGGAATTGAATCTGTCTAAAGGTGCTGTGCAAAGAACGTTGGAAATGTGTCTTTAA